One segment of Carya illinoinensis cultivar Pawnee chromosome 13, C.illinoinensisPawnee_v1, whole genome shotgun sequence DNA contains the following:
- the LOC122291314 gene encoding transcription factor LHW, which translates to MGFLLKEVLKTLCGPSQWSYAVFWKIGCQNPKLLIWEDCYYEPSASSALYIAGSETFRECERSWDSPEIRSSQLRIQAGDSVHSLINVMMSNNQVNVVGEGIVGRAAFTGNHQWILSNNYTGAVHPPEVLNEVLHQFAAGIQTVAVIPILPHGVVQLGSSLSIMENIGFVNDVRSLILQLGCVPSALFSNKYETKDTAEKIGVPFLGVPVSVEPSEVTNSLPLMVDICNQQSNLSHDSLLVCQSSHPLIRETQNKKFHPPDQAQMLPQCHDEHCQPKATPIVKPNFPINSQLENGVVGAEVIPSNPGAWLNQQACFYSSRSGYNNQPGFSQLGGSKTTQNSMEQQIFSGFSVQDHLNKNSSESSTFKMSRLRTSGGLMLDPHIDSVTSLWGESKLHDGISNHLRPNSIACTLPTPHRAADTNLSGIHLTDTEVQYVHSSKTRGVSLSSHADKVPAGHMLSGEDQRPISTVMKNNENELVPREQKMDTDSFQVLDILYAHPEKHMSMSKHSPGLFAHCQNCDNGSRTPSTIGKHEYTSAQPPSGDDLFDILGVEFKNKLLNDPRNNFLADGPDANLQNLGENSSVLMGILDVGADLFSECEGVSESGIFSGMGSDHLLDAVVSRAHSTSKQRLDDDVSCRTALTNISSCPARTNISSSSVPSSSATYGQVGMSDHVQGELFGLPKPQVKKVGTVEASSLRSGCSKDDAGNLSQATSIYGSHISSWVEQGNNVKCDNSVSTAYSKKPDEINKSNRKRLKPGENPRPRPKDRQMIQDRVKELREIVPNGAKCSIDSLLERTIKHMLFLQSVTKHADKLKQTGDSKIVSKDGGLLLKDNFEGGATWAYEVSSQSMVCPIIVEDLNPPRQMLVEMLCEERGFFLEIAEIIRGLGLTILKGVMEARNDKVWARFAVEANRDITRMEIFMSLVRLLEQTVKPCSIS; encoded by the exons ATGGGGTTCTTACTAAAAGAGGTGCTCAAGACGCTGTGCGGTCCGAGTCAGTGGTCCTATGCTGTGTTCTGGAAGATCGGATGCCAAAACCCTAA gCTATTGATTTGGGAAGATTGTTACTATGAACCCTCCGCAAGTTCTGCACTATACATTGCTGGATCTGAGACCTTTAGAGAGTGTGAGAGATCCTGGGATTCTCCTGAAATTCGTTCCTCTCAGCTTCGGATTCAAGCAGGAGACAGTGTGCATTCACTTATTAATGTTATGATGAGTAACAATCAAGTTAATGTTGTGGGTGAAGG gATAGTAGGTCGAGCAGCATTTACAGGAAACCATCAGTGGATTCTTTCAAACAATTACACTGGGGCTGTCCATCCACCAGAG GTTCTGAATGAGGTTCTTCACCAATTTGCAGCTGGGATTCAG ACAGTGGCAGTTATTCCCATTCTTCCGCATGGTGTTGTTCAACTTGGTTCTTCTTTGTCT ATCATGGAGAATATTGGATTCGTGAATGATGTGAGAAGTTTAATCCTGCAGCTAGGATGTGTACCTAGTGCTCTTTTTTCTAACAAATATGAAACAAAAGATACTGCTGAAAAAATTGGGGTTCCATTTCTTGGAGTGCCGGTATCCGTGGAACCTTCTGAAGTGACAAATTCCTTGCCTTTGATGGTTGACATCTGCAATCAACAAAGCAATTTATCTCATGATTCATTGCTTGTTTGCCAATCATCTCATCCTCTAATAAGAGAgactcaaaataaaaaatttcatcctcCTGATCAGGCCCAAATGTTGCCCCAATGCCATGATGAGCATTGCCAACCAAAAGCTACTCCCATTGTGAAACCAAACTTTCCTATAAACAGCCAACTAGAGAATGGGGTTGTGGGAGCTGAAGTGATTCCTTCAAATCCTGGTGCATGGCTGAACCAGCAGGCATGTTTCTACAGTTCTAGATCTGGTTATAATAATCAACCTGGTTTTAGCCAATTGGGTGGAAGTAAGACCACCCAAAATTCAATGGAGCAACAGATTTTCTCGGGTTTTTCTGTACAAGATCATCTCAACAAAAACTCCAGTGAATCAAGTACCTTTAAAATGTCTCGACTGAGAACCAGTGGAGGCCTAATGCTTGATCCTCACATTGATTCTGTTACATCTTTGTGGGGGGAAAGTAAGTTACACGATGGAATCAGTAATCATTTAAGGCCAAATTCAATTGCTTGCACCCTTCCAACCCCACATAGAGCAGCTGACACTAATCTTTCTGGTATACATCTCACTGACACAGAGGTTCAGTATGTTCATTCATCCAAAACAAGGGGGGTTTCCTTAAGTAGTCATGCAGATAAAGTACCTGCAGGTCACATGCTTTCGGGAGAAGATCAGAGACCTATTTCCACAGTTATGAAGAATAACGAAAATGAGTTGGTCCCCAGGGAACAGAAGATGGATACTGATTCATTTCAGGTCCTTGATATCCTGTACGCCCATCCAGAGAAGCATATGTCCATGAGCAAGCACAGCCCTGGTCTTTTTGCTCATTGCCAGAACTGTGATAATGGAAGTCGGACTCCATCAACAATTGGTAAACATGAATATACATCTGCACAGCCTCCGTCAGGGGACGACTTATTTGATATTTTGGGTGTGGAATTTAAAAATAAGCTGCTCAATGACCCCAGGAATAATTTTCTTGCTGATGGGCCAGATGCAAATTTGCAAAATCTGGGTGAGAATTCTTCAGTGTTAATGGGTATACTAGATGTGGGTGCAGATTTATTTTCAGAATGTGAAGGGGTATCAGAGAGTGGCATCTTCTCTGGGATGGGCAGTGACCATCTTCTGGATGCTGTGGTCTCCAGGGCTCACTCTACTTCCAAGCAGAGGTTGGATGATGATGTGTCGTGCAGGACAGCATTGACAAATATCAGTAGCTGTCCTGCACGGACAAATATCAGTAGCTCCTCTGTTCCTAGTAGTTCTGCCACCTATGGACAGGTTGGTATGTCTGATCATGTGCAAGGAGAGTTATTTGGTCTTCCTAAGCCTCAAGTAAAAAAAGTAGGGACTGTAGAAGCTAGTTCTCTTAGATCTGGATGTAGCAAGGATGATGCAGGAAACCTTTCTCAAGCTACTTCCATTTATGGATCTCACATCAGTTCGTGGGTTGAGCAGGGTAATAATGTGAAGTGCGATAATAGTGTCTCTACGGCATATTCTAAGAAGCCTGAtgaaatcaacaaatcaaaccGTAAAAGGCTTAAACCTGGGGAAAATCCAAGACCCAGGCCAAAGGATCGGCAGATGATCCAAGATCGTGTGAAAGAATTGCGGGAAATCGTGCCAAATGGTGCAAAA TGTAGCATAGATTCACTACTTGAACGCACCATTAAGCATATGCTTTTCTTGCAAAGTGTCACAAAGCATGCTGACAAGCTAAAACAGACTGGGGATTCCAAG ATTGTTAGTAAAGATGGTGGACTGCTTTTGAAAGACAATTTTGAGGGAGGCGCGACTTGGGCATATGAGGTTAGCTCACAATCCATGGTCTGCCCCATCATAGTTGAGGATCTGAATCCACCTCGTCAGATGCTTGTGGAG ATGCTTTGTGAAGAACGGGGTTTCTTCCTAGAAATAGCTGAAATAATCAGAGGATTGGGTTTGACCATATTGAAGGGGGTGATGGAAGCTCGGAATGACAAAGTATGGGCACGCTTTGCGGTTGAG GCAAATAGGGACATAACGAGGATGGAAATATTTATGTCTCTAGTTCGCCTTTTAGAGCAAACTGTGAAGCCGTGCAGCATCAGCTAA